A segment of the Chryseobacterium scophthalmum genome:
TCTTTTTGCACAACTCCCGTTCTGATTCCTCTTCCCATTTCGGTGTACAATTCAGCCATTTCCTGAGGAAGTCCGGCTTGAAGCATTCCGTTTAAAGAATCTTCATCTTTAAATTCAATCCACGGAAGTTCATGCTTGCCGATCGCATTTCCAAAAACTTTTGCAAATTCAGAAGCTTTACGCTCATCACTTACAATATATCTTACATTTTTGCCTTCGAAGTTCTTAACCAATTCTTCAGCTGCTGCTTTTGCAATATCTTTAGGGTGTACCAACGGAACTTTCGCATTCTGAGGGAAATTAGCTCCTATAATTCCTGCGTTTTTAATCAAAGGAATATCATTAAAGAAGTTCAAATAAAAATATCCGGCTCTCAAAAATGTGACAGAAGTATTTTCCAGTTCATTGTAGAATTTTTCGATGAAGTGTAACCCTTTAATCGGTCCGTTTTCAACAGGAGATTCTACACCGATGCTGCTTAACATAACAACTCTCTTTATTTCGGTTTGTTTAATCGCTTCAGCATAATTTTCTCCTGCATTAATGGTGTTTTCAACAATATTAATTCCGCCCATGTTTGGCGGAGTCATTAAAAATGCTGCATCTGCTCCTTCAAAAGTTTTAACTAAAAAATCTAAATCTGTAATAGATCCAATTGCTGCTTTTGCACCTAAAGCTTCTATTTCGTCTTTCTTAGTTTCGTTACTGCTGATTACGGTGATGTCATGACCTTCCCCAATTAATTGTTGAACAAGGGGTTTTGCTACATTTCCTAATGAACCTGTGATGATTATTTTCATAATAAATATTTTTTTATTTCTGAGAACAAAGGTATATTTGTACATACTTTTATACAAGTACTTACCCTAAAGTATGTATTATGGCAGCTATTAAAGAAAGTTCTACTATTCAGCAGAATAAAAAAAT
Coding sequences within it:
- a CDS encoding NAD(P)H-binding protein, whose protein sequence is MKIIITGSLGNVAKPLVQQLIGEGHDITVISSNETKKDEIEALGAKAAIGSITDLDFLVKTFEGADAAFLMTPPNMGGINIVENTINAGENYAEAIKQTEIKRVVMLSSIGVESPVENGPIKGLHFIEKFYNELENTSVTFLRAGYFYLNFFNDIPLIKNAGIIGANFPQNAKVPLVHPKDIAKAAAEELVKNFEGKNVRYIVSDERKASEFAKVFGNAIGKHELPWIEFKDEDSLNGMLQAGLPQEMAELYTEMGRGIRTGVVQKDFIEHGSVVDGEIKLEEFAKEFAEKFNA